The Gossypium hirsutum isolate 1008001.06 chromosome D02, Gossypium_hirsutum_v2.1, whole genome shotgun sequence region AAAGCAAACGAACTATCTATCAAGAATATGAAATTAAGCCTACTTTTCCAAATATGTTCATAAATTACTATAGGAGAGGGTCATTAAGCCTACTTGCATGACAAATCCCATGCCATCCAAACTTACTTTCAAGCatcataactaaaataaataggTTTCCAACATTTAACCAAACTAACCAGTGAAAGCCTGTTTCTTCCCACTCAAGCATTTTAAAACAaggagaaaacaataagcaacatCATGGTTTTATGAGTCAAAAGAAGGAATAATTTTAACCAACACCTCCAAAACTAGAGAGTCTACAGAGCTATATTTAAAAGTCTGTAGGAACTCACAATGAGGGGCCATAACCGGTGGGAATGAGCCCAGTGACCCAGCACCATAATCTACAAGCTGTCTTTGTGCTTCCAACTCTTTTTGAACTAATTTTCCATAACCACCTCTGCGTATAGCACATTAAGGAAGAAGACAATATATGGACAAGAAGACATTCCAAAGGGACCCTAATGCTTTATTTCAACAATCATATTTGTCTATGCATAAGATCTCACGAGATAGGAAACAAGTGATTATCCAAAATTGTGAATCGATTTTAGGCTATCAGTATCAATATACTTATACATGGCAGGTTAGTTTCAGAATAAGATAAGAAACTCTGAGCATTAAATTCCAAACCAACAACAGAAGGGATATCAGGATCGTAATCAGTTCGATATTCATCTCGCACCTGCATAAACACATGAGAAACGGAAGTTTAGCAACACTCTCTCTATCCCATTGTACATATCATAGGTCCATATTACACAAGTCCATAACCATACATCCAATTCAAAAAGCCAAAACAAtgcaaaatttcattaaaatatgaaattggcgCAAGCATTTAGAAAATTGCAGGGAACTCACTTGGCCACCGCTTCGACCACGGCCCCATTGCCTTCCTTCAACAAATCCCCAGTCAAAATCTACACGAATCGGGCGGTCATCAAGGATTGTCCCACTAATGTATTTAACAGCATCCTCTGCATCTTCCCTAGAATAGTACCTGATGAAAAAAAACACCCAATAACCAATTAAGagctttaaaataaatattaacatgATTTAGGAGAGGTAAACAAAAGAAGAGAGAGTTACAAGACAAAGCAAAAGCCGCAAGGCGTTTTAGAGTTCTTGTCAAGGCCCATAATAATTTTCTTGATTTCACCGGCTCTAGAGAAAAGCTCATAAACTTGTTCTTCAGTAGTGTAAAAAGACATGTTTCCGATGTAGACGGTTGTCGAATTGAGGAGCGCTTGCTCGAATTCCTCTTGCGAACCATTGAATCTTCTGTCTCGGTACGCTGAAAGCTTAGCTGGGTCCTATAATTTAACAATCCCCCCcaaaaaaggagagaaaatttatcatttaacttaTTCACATTGAAAGCAGCTGGGAAGCAAATAAAATACCTTGAACAGAGAAGCCATTGCCTTCTTCAAAAGCTCCCAAAAATTCGTATTGCCTGCATATAACGAATTATAAAGGTCGAAACTTTTGCCCTTGCCCTTGCCCTTGCCCTTGCCCTTGCCCTTGATAAAGAGTACAGCTAAGTACGATGCCTTCTGCAGGCGAATTAAGTATTTATTGGGCCGTAGCTTTTACAAAGAAAAAAGGGGTTTTTTTAGCCTTTGGCCCATTATCTTTTTACCCACTTATCCAACTTAGCTGGCTTCTCTACTTCGCCCGCTCTGGAAAGGCTTCCGAATCCGAATCTAAATCCTTGCAGCAGCAGAAAGAACAAAGAAGAAATATTTTTGGTTATCTAGAATATCTCGACTTCATCTCATTCCACAAAGTTGCCAATGGCATCGATTGGCGCCGCCGCAAGAGCAGTTCTCCGATCAAGTTCTGCTCGCAACGCTGCGGCTCGGCTCGCCCCACAATCTAAAGCTGCACCATCGCAGTTTCGTGTCTCCTCCAGGATTCCTCTTTCCAACTGCATTTGCAGGTACCCCTTTCATCTTAAACtagcaaaaaggaaaaaaaaatcaaagctttTTACAGTATATAAAAGGGATTCTTGTTTTTGGGTGCTGAAAGGTGTCCAGTTGAAGCGAGTTTCTGCTTGGAATCGATGCTGCCGTATCACTCGGCGACTGCTTCGGCTTTGATGACTTCGATGCTCACCATTTCTCGCCAAAGCTATGTTTGGCTCTCGGAAGGTATTAAGATTTCAATCTGCTGCCTTATTTGCTTTCTGGGCTTGTTTATTATGAGCTTCAAGAAGAATCGATTTGCTTTATCTTTTTGTTTTGCCTCGTTGTATTTTGCTCAATCTTTTGAAACCACGTCGATACTTGTAAGATGGGTTGATTAGAAAACCGAGTATAAAAACATATATCTGTTGTCTGTTTTTGTTGTGTACCTGTGTTCAATAGAGAAGTGGTCTTGTCACTTTGTCTAAACCATGGACTTGTTATCTGGGATATTATTA contains the following coding sequences:
- the LOC107909270 gene encoding nuclear cap-binding protein subunit 2 isoform X2 — translated: MASLFKDPAKLSAYRDRRFNGSQEEFEQALLNSTTVYIGNMSFYTTEEQVYELFSRAGEIKKIIMGLDKNSKTPCGFCFVLYYSREDAEDAVKYISGTILDDRPIRVDFDWGFVEGRQWGRGRSGGQVRDEYRTDYDPGRGGYGKLVQKELEAQRQLVDYGAGSLGSFPPVMAPHYGRHGGGRGHGGSYRHGRDYHRKRHRDDDHYARESSKRNSDHESRRASDHDARPEKNPRFRESGDSDEEEEDDRKRRS
- the LOC107909270 gene encoding nuclear cap-binding protein subunit 2 isoform X1, whose amino-acid sequence is MASLFKDPAKLSAYRDRRFNGSQEEFEQALLNSTTVYIGNMSFYTTEEQVYELFSRAGEIKKIIMGLDKNSKTPCGFCFVLYYSREDAEDAVKYISGTILDDRPIRVDFDWGFVEGRQWGRGRSGGQVRDEYRTDYDPGRGGYGKLVQKELEAQRQLVDYGAGSLGSFPPVMAPHYGRHGGGRGHGGSYRHGRGITYYHRKRHRDDDHYARESSKRNSDHESRRASDHDARPEKNPRFRESGDSDEEEEDDRKRRS
- the LOC107909271 gene encoding protein NUCLEAR FUSION DEFECTIVE 6, mitochondrial isoform X3; amino-acid sequence: MASIGAAARAVLRSSSARNAAARLAPQSKAAPSQFRVSSRIPLSNCICRCPVEASFCLESMLPYHSATASALMTSMLTISRQSYVWLSEGL
- the LOC107909271 gene encoding protein NUCLEAR FUSION DEFECTIVE 6, mitochondrial isoform X2, which encodes MASIGAAARAVLRSSSARNAAARLAPQSKAAPSQFRVSSRIPLSNCICRCPVEASFCLESMLPYHSATASALMTSMLTISRQSYVWLSEACNDDV
- the LOC107909271 gene encoding protein NUCLEAR FUSION DEFECTIVE 6, mitochondrial isoform X1 — encoded protein: MASIGAAARAVLRSSSARNAAARLAPQSKAAPSQFRVSSRIPLSNCICRCPVEASFCLESMLPYHSATASALMTSMLTISRQSYVWLSEGKTKTSLTVLTQFLLLRAVISA